The nucleotide sequence CGAGGTGGGCGCAACAGATTCCATTGTGGACATCGTGGGCGCGGCCATCTGTTTTCACGCGCTGCGGGTGGATGCCGTGTGGGCCTCGGCCATCGAGCTTGGCAGCGGGCTTGTCCACTGCGCCCATGGCGTCATGCCTGTACCGGCCCCGGCAACGACAGAGATAGTCCATGGGCTGCCCACAACCAGGGGCGGCACAGACCACGAGGCGACAACCCCCACGGGGGCGGCCATCATAGCGGCGCTGACCAGCCGCTTTACCTCAACGCCAGCCATGTCCACCAGCAAAACGGGCTATGGCATAGGGCACCGTCAATCCAGCCGCCCCAACATGCTGCGGGTATTCCTTGCAAGCGACGACTGCCCTGCCCATATGTAGCGCAATTTCCAGGTACGACAAATGACAAACGACATGTTGCAAGACCTGCTGTCAGCCGTTAAAAACGGCGGGCTCTCCGTAGCTGAGGGCATGAATGCCCTGCGTGATTCAGCTTTTCTGGATTTGGGGCATACAAAGTTCGACGCGCACCGCGCCCTGCGGAACGGATTTCCCGAGGTGGTCTACGGCGAGGGCAAAACGCCGGAACAGGTGGCCGAAATATTTTGTCTGCCGGGCACGCAGGGCAACATACTTGCCACGCGCGTTTCGCCCGAGATGGCCAGTCATGTCCAATCCCTATGTCCGGATGCCGAGTATAACCGGCTGGGGCGTACCCTGACCCTGGCCCGAAGCCCCCAGGTGTGGAAGCAGGGCGAGGTGGCCATTGTCACAGCGGGCACGTCCGACCTGCCCGTTGCGGAAGAGGCGCACGTAACCTGCGGCATGCTGGGGTGCAAGACCCGCATAATTTCCGACGTCGGCGTAGCGGGCATTCACCGCCTGCTGACGTGCCTGCCCGCCATCCGTTCCGCGCGGGTTGTCATTGTGGTTGCGGGCATGGAGGGTGCGCTGGCCAGTGTTGTGGGCGGCCTGATACCGCAGCCAGTTATTGCTGTTCCCACCTCTGTAGGGTACGGAGCCTCCTTTGCCGGCCTTTCAGCACTGCTTGGCATGCTCACCTCCTGCGCGAGCGGCGTTACTGTGGTAAATATAGACAATGGTTTTGGGGCCGCCTGCGCCGCTTGCAGAATAGCCAATGCGTAACATGACAAAAACACTGCAGTAAACGCCGAGAGGCCAGACTGTCGCATTACACTGCGGGCTTTTCCGCTGCAGCCATCACACTACAGCAACAGCGCACTGCACAGCCGTATTTTTTCAGCAACAGGACACTATATGCGAATAGCCGTATTTGAAGTCAAGGATTGGGAAGAACAGTATTTTTGTCAGGCCGTCGCATCCGGCAGGTACACCCTTGAGCTCAGTGAAAACAAGCTCACAGCCGACCTCGCACGCACGCTCGAGGGCTTTGACGCGGTCTCTGTTCTTGAGAGCGCTCTGGACGCGCCTGTTCTCGACATCATGAAAAGCCGGGGCATACGGTTTATCACCACCCGCACAACCGGCTACGACCAGATCAACGTGGCGTACGCAAAATCCATAGGCCTCAAGGTTGCCAATGCCCTGTACCCGTCAGATGCGGTGGCCGAATTTACAATCCTGCTCATGCTATTGAGCCTGCGCCACTACAAGGCCTCGCTGTACCGCGTGGCCACCAACGATTACTCGCTGGCTGGCCTGAAAGGCAAGGAGCTCAAAACAATGACCGTGGGCGTGGTGGGCACAGGCGGCATAGGCTCCTGCGTGGTGCGCCTTCTTGCCGGTTTTGGGTGCAGGATACTGGCCTACAACAAAAGCCAGAAGCCCGATCTGGCCGCGCTGGCGCAATACACCGACATGGAGTCAATCTTCCGTCAGAGCGACATCATCACCTTTCATATTCCGCTGACCGATCAAACCCGGCACATCGTCAACGACGCATCGCTAGCCAAAATGAAGGACGGCGTCATCCTGATCAACACGGCCAGAGGCGAGCTGATGCGCACCGAAGCGCTTATCGCCGGGGTGGAGTCTGAAAAGATCGGGGCGCTCGGGCTGGATGTGTTTGAAGAAGAGCGCGACATCTACCACCGCTACCGTACTACAGACATCATAAAAAACCGCAATATGGCCTACCTGCGCCAGTTTCCCAATGT is from Desulfovibrio desulfuricans and encodes:
- the larB gene encoding nickel pincer cofactor biosynthesis protein LarB gives rise to the protein MTNDMLQDLLSAVKNGGLSVAEGMNALRDSAFLDLGHTKFDAHRALRNGFPEVVYGEGKTPEQVAEIFCLPGTQGNILATRVSPEMASHVQSLCPDAEYNRLGRTLTLARSPQVWKQGEVAIVTAGTSDLPVAEEAHVTCGMLGCKTRIISDVGVAGIHRLLTCLPAIRSARVVIVVAGMEGALASVVGGLIPQPVIAVPTSVGYGASFAGLSALLGMLTSCASGVTVVNIDNGFGAACAACRIANA
- a CDS encoding NAD(P)-dependent oxidoreductase, which encodes MRIAVFEVKDWEEQYFCQAVASGRYTLELSENKLTADLARTLEGFDAVSVLESALDAPVLDIMKSRGIRFITTRTTGYDQINVAYAKSIGLKVANALYPSDAVAEFTILLMLLSLRHYKASLYRVATNDYSLAGLKGKELKTMTVGVVGTGGIGSCVVRLLAGFGCRILAYNKSQKPDLAALAQYTDMESIFRQSDIITFHIPLTDQTRHIVNDASLAKMKDGVILINTARGELMRTEALIAGVESEKIGALGLDVFEEERDIYHRYRTTDIIKNRNMAYLRQFPNVVMTQHMAFFTETNINSMVCDSLDNLLKMHEGQGYYEI